A portion of the Gossypium arboreum isolate Shixiya-1 chromosome 8, ASM2569848v2, whole genome shotgun sequence genome contains these proteins:
- the LOC108467575 gene encoding uncharacterized protein LOC108467575: MQKNSYAKYTDNSESSSLLCSSSSSSLQIFFFSVLSTSFLRFLLLQFTERNKGIRAFSILTMAGNGVFTLLQKEVGGMQQEISKLQETMLRLEAKMDTKFQEFKEEFRGDLQALLGQYFGPPPTRSPANGTTDKGKGVLSVFPGFLPKETEFLQAPVDHKLTEASSAHQRNQSHMGGASAKTSRLECPRFDGSNFRGWWTKLEQYLEAEGTPKSNKIRMVMLNLEGRALEWHQLYSQYNGGLQMLSWPAYMKSLQDHFGFGQFGNPMKELMNLKQQGEAHSLKVESILYKARSDYQEIFVFKSSSCRKVFDLDGIVQLTEKDVCAYWKMITHLPLCSIPSSKTALVVGGGDGEFLAEISRHSSAEHIDIWGIDKMVIEVSKKFFPELATEFEDPRVYFHVDDAVEFLRNVPEETYDAIIFDSSDPVGPAQELVEKPLFDTLARVLRPGGVLCNMAESMWLHTHLIDYMISICREIFKGSVHYAWASVPTYPSGVIGFLICSTEGPAVDFLNPINPIEKLEGAHQHKKELRYYNSEMHKAAFSLPSFLKREIILLVDAHGVMQKEPVRIMDRKIVKRGSTVVTEVLVEWIDSFPEDAIWEPLHILQANFLHICP, translated from the coding sequence ATGCAGAAAAACAGTTATGCAAAGTATACAGATAATTCAGAATCCTCTTCTCTTCtctgttcttcttcttcttcttctcttcaaatttttttcttctccgtTCTCTCTACTTCTTTTCTTAGATTTCTTCTACTTCAATTTACGGAACGTAACAAAGGTATCAGAGCTTTTTCGATCCTTACAATGGCCGGTAATGGTGTTTTTACTCTACTACAGAAGGAGGTGGGCGGCATGCAACAAGAAATTTCCAAATTACAAGAAACGATGCTGCGTTTAGAGGCTAAGATGGACACCAAATTCCAGGAGTTTAAGGAGGAGTTTCGTGGGGACTTACAGGCATTGCTGGGCCAATATTTTGGTCCTCCACCAACTAGATCTCCTGCTAACGGCACCACAGACAAGGGAAAAGGAGTCTTAAGTGTTTTCCCTGGGTTTTTACCTAAAGAGACAGAGTTTCTACAGGCGCCAGTAGATCATAAGCTGACGGAGGCGAGTAGTGCGCACCAACGGAATCAGTCACATATGGGTGGCGCGTCGGCGAAGACTAGTCGGCTTGAATGTCCTAGGTTCGATGGCAGCAATTTTAGAGGATGGTGGACTAAATTGGAACAGTACCTTGAAGCTGAGGGTACACCAAAATCTAACAAGATTCGCATGGTTATGCTGAATTTGGAGGGACGAGCACTGGAATGGCATCAATTATATTCCCAATATAATGGTGGTCTTCAAATGTTGTCATGGCCAGCCTACATGAAAAGTCTACAGGATCATTTTGGGTTTGGACAATTCGGCAACCCCATGAAAGAGCTGATGAATTTGAAACAACAAGGAGAAGCACATTCTCTGAAAGTTGAAAGCATTTTGTACAAAGCAAGGTCAGATTATCAAGAGATTTTTGTTTTTAAGTCATCAAGCTGCAGGAAGGTGTTTGATCTTGATGGTATAGTTCAACTAACTGAGAAGGATGTATGTGCATATTGGAAGATGATAACTCATCTTCCCCTTTGCTCAATTCCATCTTCCAAAACTGCTCTGGTTGTGGGAGGTGGTGACGGTGAGTTTCTTGCAGAGATTTCTCGGCACAGCTCTGCTGAGCACATTGATATATGGGGAATAGATAAGATGGTTATAGAGGTTTCTAAGAAGTTTTTTCCAGAACTGGCTACTGAATTTGAAGACCCCCGTGTTTATTTTCATGTTGATGATGCTGTTGAGTTTCTTCGTAATGTTCCAGAAGAGACGTATGATGCTATCATTTTTGATTCATCAGATCCTGTAGGTCCTGCTCAAGAGCTTGTGGAGAAACCATTATTTGATACGTTAGCTAGAGTTTTAAGGCCTGGTGGTGTCCTATGTAACATGGCAGAGAGTATGTGGCTTCATACACATCTAATTGATTATATGATCTCTATTTGCCGTGAAATATTCAAAGGTTCTGTTCATTATGCATGGGCGAGTGTTCCAACATATCCAAGTGGTGTGATTGGTTTTCTGATATGCTCGACAGAGGGGCCAGCAGTTGATTTTCTGAATCCCATTAACCCTATTGAAAAGTTAGAAGGAGCTCATCAGCATAAGAAAGAACTTAGATATTACAACTCTGAGATGCATAAGGCTGCTTTTTCGTTGCCTTCATTCCTGAAGAGGGAGATCATATTATTGGTTGATGCTCACGGTGTAATGCAGAAAGAGCCAGTCCGAATTATGGACAGAAAAATAGTCAAAAGAGGAAGCACAGTTGTTACAGAAGTTCTAGTTGAATGGATTGATTCTTTTCCTGAAGATGCTATTTGGGAACCTCTCCACATACTTCAGGCCAATTTTCTTCACATTTGTCCTTGA